A stretch of Ammospiza caudacuta isolate bAmmCau1 chromosome 34, bAmmCau1.pri, whole genome shotgun sequence DNA encodes these proteins:
- the PRPF31 gene encoding U4/U6 small nuclear ribonucleoprotein Prp31 gives MSLADELLADLEEAAGEEEEAEGSEGGEEPPIEDVREEPEPPEGAESVRSIAKLWGSKGFAEIMQKIEEYIGKQPRAAEVLGPVEAAPEYRVIVDANNLTVEIENELNIIHKFIRDKYSKRFPELESLVPNALDYIRTVKELGNSLDKCKNNENVQQILTNATIMVVSVTASTTQGQQLSEEELGRIEDACDMALALSGAKLRIYEYVESRMSFIAPNLSLILGASTAAKIMGVAGGLTPLSKLPACNILLLGAQRRTLSGFSSTSVLPHTGFIYHSDIVQSLPPDLRRKAARLVAAKCTLAARVDSFHESQDGKVGYELKEEIERKFDKWQEPPPVKQVKPLPAPLDGQRKKRGGRRYRKMKERLGLTEIRKQANRMSFGEIEEDAYQEDLGFSLGHLGKAGSGRVRQTQVNEATKARISKTLQRTLQKQSVVYGGKSTIRDRSSGTASSVAFTPLQGLEIVNPQAAEKKVAEANQKYFSSMAEFLKVKGEKSGVPTPP, from the exons ATGTCCCTGGCCGACGAGCTGCTGGCGGACCTGGAGGAGGCGgcgggggaggaggaggaggccgaAGGCTCCGAGGGGGGGGAGGAGCCCCCGATCGAGGACGTGCGGGAGGAGCCGGAGCCGCCCGAGGGCGCCGAGTCCGTCAGGAGCATCGCCAAACTGTGGGGCTCCAAGGGG TTTGCTGAGATCATGCAGAAAATCGAGGAGTACATCGGGAAACAGCCCCGGGCGGCCGAAG TTCTGGGCCCGGTGGAAGCGGCCCCCGAGTATCGCGTCATCGTGGACGCCAACAACCTCACCGTGGAGATCGAGAACGAGCTCA ACATCATCCACAAATTCATCCGGGACAAATACTCCAAGCGCTTCCCGGAGCTCGAGTCGCTCGTGCCCAACGCGCTCGATTACATCAGGACCGTCAAG GAATTGGGCAATTCCCTGGACAAGTGCAAGAACAACGAGAACGTGCAGCAGATCCTGACCAACGCCACCATCATGGTGGTCAGCGTCACCGCCTCCACCACCCAggg gcagcagctgtcggaggaggagctggggcgCATCGAGGACGCGTGCGACATGGCGCTGGCGCTGAGCGGGGCCAAGCTGCGCATCTACGAGTACGTCGAGTCCCGCATGTCCTTCATCGCCCCCAACCTCTCCCTCATCCTCGGCGCCTCCACCGCCGCCAAGATCATGG GTGTGGCAGGGGGCCTGACTCCGCTGTCCAAGCTGCCCGCCTGTAACATCCTCCTGCTGGGCGCCCAGCGCCGAACGCTCTCGGGCTTCTCCTCCACGTCCGTGCTGCCCCACACCGGCTTCATCTACCACAGCGACATCGTGCAGTCCCTGCCGCCC GACCTGAGGCGGAAGGCGGCGCGGCTGGTGGCGGCCAAGTGCACGCTGGCGGCGAGGGTGGACAGCTTCCACGAGAGCCAGGACGGCAAG GTGGGCTATGAGCTGAAGGAGGAGATCGAGCGCAAGTTCGACAAGTGGCAGGAGCCGCCCCCGGTCAAGCAGGTGAAGCCGCTGCCGGCGCCGCTGGACgggcagaggaagaagagaggggGCAGGCG CTACCGGAAGATGAAGGAGCGCCTGGGGCTGACTGAGATCCGCAAGCAGGCCAACAGGATGAGCTTTGGGGAG atcGAGGAGGACGCCTACCAGGAGGACCTGGGCTTCAGCCTGGGCCACCTGGGCAAGGCGGGCAGCGGCCGCGTGCGCCAGACCCAGGTCAACGAGGCCACCAAGGCCCGGATCAGCAAAACCCTGCAG AGGACGCTGCAGAAGCAGAGCGTGGTGTACGGGGGCAAATCCACCATCAGGGACCGGAGCTCGGGCACGGCCTCCAGCGTGGCCTTCACCCCCCTGcag GGTTTGGAGATCGTGAACCCGCAGGCGGCCGAGAAGAAAGTGGCCGAGGCCAACCAGAAATATTTCTCCAGCATGGCCGAGTTCCTCAAGGTCAAGGGGGAGAAAAGTGGGGTCCCCACCCCGCCCTGa